One genomic region from Pirellulales bacterium encodes:
- a CDS encoding RluA family pseudouridine synthase codes for MPPLDILFEDDHLLVVNKPAGLSTQAPAGIESLEMCVREYLQSKRPQGAMPLQRIYLGVPHRLDRSVSGVIVFAKTIKAARKLSKQFERRRVRKTYLAELEGAVNPFDGMWTDALRKVPHEARVEIVEADHPEGRQAILRYRTIDTTQHGCLLEIEPETGRMHQIRVQSASRGWPVLGDAQYGSRLPFGEQFDDVRRRAIALHAHQISFTPPGGLQSVTFTAPLSANWPTQNQPKLPRPHAAQRE; via the coding sequence ATGCCGCCGCTCGACATCCTCTTCGAAGACGATCATCTACTCGTCGTCAACAAGCCAGCAGGACTTTCAACGCAAGCGCCGGCGGGCATCGAGTCGCTAGAAATGTGCGTGCGCGAGTATCTACAGAGCAAGCGGCCGCAAGGCGCAATGCCGCTGCAGCGAATTTATCTTGGCGTTCCGCACCGCCTCGATCGATCCGTTTCAGGCGTCATCGTCTTTGCGAAAACGATCAAAGCCGCGCGCAAATTGTCGAAGCAATTCGAGCGTCGTCGAGTCAGGAAAACGTACTTGGCTGAGTTGGAGGGTGCCGTGAATCCTTTCGACGGAATGTGGACTGATGCGCTTCGCAAAGTGCCACATGAAGCCCGCGTGGAAATTGTCGAGGCAGATCATCCCGAGGGACGGCAAGCGATTTTGCGATACCGCACGATCGACACCACGCAGCACGGTTGCCTGCTCGAAATCGAACCTGAAACGGGCCGGATGCACCAGATTCGCGTGCAATCTGCCTCACGCGGTTGGCCGGTGCTCGGCGACGCCCAATACGGCAGCCGTCTGCCGTTCGGCGAGCAGTTTGACGATGTGCGGCGGCGGGCGATCGCCCTTCACGCACACCAGATTTCATTCACGCCCCCAGGCGGCCTCCAGTCCGTCACCTTCACGGCTCCACTCAGCGCGAATTGGCCCACCCAGAATCAACCGAAGTTACCGCGACCACACGCGGCGCAGCGAGAATGA
- a CDS encoding WXG100 family type VII secretion target, with product MSQAIVDPGDLRHFVQHLKRFSGEMLTQMQGVQRQLNNLSNTWRDQEHRKFVEEFEQQMRTMARFVESTNEYIPYLLRKVEKIEEYLQQR from the coding sequence ATGTCACAAGCGATTGTCGATCCTGGAGATTTGCGCCATTTTGTGCAGCACCTGAAGCGCTTCAGCGGTGAAATGCTGACGCAGATGCAGGGTGTGCAACGGCAGCTCAATAACCTGAGCAACACTTGGCGCGACCAAGAGCATCGCAAGTTCGTCGAAGAATTTGAACAGCAAATGCGCACGATGGCCAGATTCGTTGAATCGACGAATGAATATATTCCGTATTTACTACGCAAGGTAGAAAAAATCGAAGAGTATTTGCAACAGCGATAA
- a CDS encoding helix-turn-helix domain-containing protein — MARKLIDQDEAARILGVSADEVGSLRDRKKLFPYRDGDQWKFKQEDVERLRDDMQAEKSNGGVTWENPSDSSAGDSEEIELQMSDDLDSILLSEIELGKSGTEGPSTIIGKGDKGAISEDDDFNIITDDKSAAHAPDVTLASSSGLSFGTGTGSGLGDSGLNLGGSDVQLAATGSELTKKASSSDKLFGSDALKLSDDELSLVAPSKPGDSSKKGLGSAVNLAEEDSESALGASSDVTLSPSDSGIHLISASDSGLSLEEPVALGSSAKKLLELSDEDVISLEESPAGSSVAIAGEKADDEFLLTAVDETTGDESDSGSQVIALDADDELSSGMFAPVASTTMLEEDSSAGAALGTPAAGASPLLGAAPVSVAAGSEAPFTTMNVLALFTCVVLLLVCGMMAYDLMRNMWSWNGPIELNSSILNAFGSMLPGK; from the coding sequence ATGGCCCGAAAACTTATCGATCAAGACGAAGCCGCCCGCATTTTGGGTGTTTCGGCGGACGAAGTCGGATCGCTGCGCGACCGGAAGAAGCTATTCCCCTATCGCGACGGCGACCAGTGGAAGTTCAAGCAAGAAGATGTCGAGCGGTTGCGCGACGATATGCAGGCTGAAAAATCCAACGGCGGAGTTACCTGGGAAAATCCATCCGACTCAAGCGCCGGCGATTCCGAAGAAATCGAACTGCAAATGAGCGACGATCTCGATTCGATCTTGCTCAGCGAAATCGAACTCGGCAAGTCGGGCACGGAAGGCCCCAGCACGATTATCGGCAAGGGAGACAAAGGAGCGATCAGCGAAGATGATGATTTCAATATCATCACCGACGACAAATCGGCCGCTCATGCGCCCGATGTGACGCTGGCCAGCAGTTCCGGCCTCAGCTTCGGAACCGGCACCGGTTCTGGGCTGGGCGATTCGGGCTTGAACCTCGGAGGCAGCGACGTCCAGCTTGCCGCCACCGGTTCGGAACTCACCAAGAAGGCTAGCAGCAGCGACAAATTATTCGGTTCCGATGCCTTGAAACTGTCCGACGACGAGTTGTCGTTGGTCGCGCCTTCCAAGCCGGGAGATTCATCGAAGAAAGGGCTAGGCTCGGCGGTCAATTTAGCGGAAGAAGACTCGGAATCGGCTTTGGGCGCCAGCAGCGATGTGACCCTCAGCCCAAGCGACAGCGGCATTCATCTCATCAGCGCCTCCGACAGCGGCCTATCGCTCGAGGAGCCAGTAGCGCTGGGAAGTTCGGCCAAGAAACTGCTCGAATTGAGCGATGAAGACGTGATTTCGCTCGAAGAGTCGCCGGCCGGCTCCAGCGTGGCGATTGCGGGCGAAAAAGCCGACGACGAATTCTTGCTGACGGCGGTCGACGAAACCACCGGCGACGAATCGGACAGCGGATCGCAAGTGATCGCACTCGATGCCGACGACGAACTCAGTTCGGGCATGTTCGCCCCGGTGGCGTCAACGACCATGTTGGAAGAAGATTCGTCGGCCGGAGCCGCGCTCGGTACGCCGGCCGCGGGCGCTTCGCCGTTGCTGGGCGCCGCTCCGGTCAGTGTAGCCGCCGGGTCGGAAGCGCCTTTTACGACGATGAACGTCCTTGCGCTTTTTACCTGCGTGGTGCTACTGCTCGTATGTGGCATGATGGCATACGACCTGATGCGAAACATGTGGAGTTGGAATGGCCCGATCGAACTGAACAGTTCGATTTTGAATGCGTTTGGAAGCATGCTGCCGGGAAAATGA
- a CDS encoding OmpA family protein, with protein sequence MRLLQYLSWMACSAACCFAAGCMVPKNQLTSAQSLNQMLAEQNRAQIAEIENLHSHSTTLEDKLIRAEEQIATIDKQWRDDRQRLAAFEQELTDGRGNKLPPGISTQLANLSRRYSSIEFDTVTGAAKLDGDVLFDSADVELKEDAQEMLAQFAKILQTPEARDLKLMVVGHTDSLKIARRGAREKFPDNFHLSSARALSVARFLTKQGVPENQVGVSGFGSHQPIASNVTAEQRRLNRRVEIFVLPPDAPVVGWTETTTSLY encoded by the coding sequence ATGCGATTACTTCAATACTTGTCATGGATGGCTTGCAGCGCGGCTTGCTGCTTTGCCGCCGGTTGCATGGTGCCAAAAAACCAATTGACCTCGGCCCAGTCGCTCAATCAGATGCTCGCCGAGCAGAACCGCGCGCAAATTGCCGAAATCGAGAATCTGCACTCCCACTCGACGACGCTAGAAGACAAGCTGATCCGCGCTGAAGAGCAAATTGCCACGATCGACAAGCAATGGCGGGATGACCGCCAGCGCTTAGCCGCCTTCGAGCAAGAGCTGACCGACGGCCGCGGCAACAAACTGCCGCCCGGAATCAGCACGCAATTGGCAAACCTGTCGCGCCGCTATTCGAGCATTGAGTTCGATACGGTTACCGGCGCTGCCAAGCTCGACGGCGACGTGCTATTCGATAGCGCCGACGTGGAGTTGAAAGAAGATGCCCAGGAAATGCTGGCCCAGTTCGCCAAGATTCTGCAAACTCCCGAGGCCCGAGATTTGAAGCTCATGGTGGTCGGCCATACGGACAGTTTGAAAATTGCCCGTCGCGGGGCCCGCGAAAAATTCCCGGATAACTTTCATCTCAGTTCGGCCCGTGCGCTGTCGGTTGCTCGTTTTCTCACCAAGCAAGGGGTTCCTGAAAACCAAGTGGGCGTCTCCGGCTTCGGTAGCCATCAACCGATCGCTTCCAATGTCACGGCGGAACAGCGCCGCTTGAACCGCCGCGTAGAAATTTTCGTCCTGCCCCCCGATGCGCCAGTTGTCGGCTGGACGGAAACGACAACGAGCTTATATTAG